aatagaaaaaaaaaaatcaaaatcggCTCACCACTTCACTCAAGCTAGCTTTTCTGTGGCCTAGCTTAGAGCCCAAAGCACAGTAAAAGCACATTAAGGCGAGCGCCTAGTAAAATCACTTTGCCTGAGAATGTTAAAAGCGTATTGGTGATTTTTGGCTGTACCTCAGCACCTAGGCGCGCGCCTTAACAACACTTTTGTTTCTTCCTGGTTATGTAATTCAAAGAAGGAACCATAAGTGTGAAGCTTATTCAAAGAAGGAACCATAAGTGTGAAGCTTAggttatcttttcttttcttcttctcttatgttcttttttcttctgtATTAAACTTCcctcttttgttaaaaattccaaattataGTTATCATAAGCCCTAGTACCCTAAGCTGTGCCGGTAGAATCAAGTGAAAGATGCATAGCTTTAAATTCTAAAGCAAAGTGCAGCTCAAAACATTTTGCGAAATATGATGTTGTACCTCATTAGATGATGCCTGCCGAGGAAGCCCATCATGATCAATTATGGGTCTATAGTTGGGACGTTTTTTCCTCTCTGCATCAGCTCTCTCTGAAACATAAGCATGCTCGGCCATCCTACACATCAAGGAGGCCTCTATTAGCATGTCACCATCAATTATCCTAAGTAATGAGCAAGTCTGAGACAGTGATgctttttaattaactaaaatataattaagtttatttgtAAACATAAAACTAAGAGACATCATtacaatcaaaataataatagataaaaataatatcgGATTGCAAATGATacagaaaaatgaaaacaatgaaGAAGATAGCAAATGGGGTTATAAGAACCTTTGAGAAAACAAAAGCACGCAGATTGTCTTAAGACAAAGAACTGAAAAAGGTAACTAACCGCTCATATCTTGAAGGAGGTCGGGAAGCCCGTAAATgctttatttttccttcaagGAAACACCGTTCATGCAATGCAGCAACTGCTGCTGCTACCTGGGATACAAGTATCGTCCCAGCACCAATGCTTCCGTCAACTGTTTTAACTGGTTCATTACTTTCCTCAGTTGGCTCCTCAAGTTTAATTTCCTCAACACCATTAGTAACCAAACTTTGTGACTCTTGTCCCAAATTAAGTGAATCGATCACCTTTTCTTCCATGGGAAACAACAACAACCTTGATGCTCCTTCTAACACACATTGCTTGATCATATTAATTGCAAAGAATTTCCCATTTAATTCACCATACAAAACAGAAAGCTGAGAACCTAACCACATTAAAACTTGAAGCAAAACAGGACAATCAAACATTCTCCTCGCCAAACACACATCCGATTCTTTCACCTTATCTTCTTTGTATTCCATCCCTGCTTCCACTAAACTGGTAGCTTCCCTCGCAACAGCCTTCAAACACAACCTAACGAGCAAAACGATATGATCCCCCATATACTCATCAATCACAATACCATATCTTGGTGAATTAGCAACCAACCATTTCCTCAAATCCCCTCCTTTCATCATTCTCGAACCCAATATCCCGCAAGCAATATTAAACGAATACGAAGCAGGGTAATCACCCCACCCCTCAACTTCCCTCCCAATATCCCATAAACCCGAAGCTAAAACCCTTAAACCCTTCCTTTCACTGGCCTCACTCTCTCTTTCATTAGAACCCTCAGAACTAACGCATTCAACCGATAAAAAAGCGGGTAAAGTAAACGTGGCTTTAGTGTTGTTATCAATATCAAACAAACTGACAGCACCAGGAcaatttttgtaaaagaaatgAGACCCAAAATCAGAAAAGTAATCATCTAAAGAGAGGCAAAGGTCCGAGCATTGCTTACCCTGAAAAATGGAGTCTTGGGGATGTAAATGTAAAGCGGATTTGAGGGTATTACGGTAATTTGGGGGGTGAAGGTCGATAGTTCGTGGGGAAGGGCAGTGCAGGAAATGGGAGAAAAGAGACCCTGGGGGAAGTAGATGGTTAGGGTTAGAAGGGCAAGTGACAAGGCCAGAGTTTAGGGATGTGGTGAGGGTAGAATGGGAGTCGAGGGTTCGGTGGGAGAGAGAGACGAGGGAGGTGAGGGAGCATAGAGCGGCGGAGAGGGATGGAGGGCAAACAGGGTTAGGGTTTTGCGAGAGGGGAGGGAGTGGgaaattagggttagggttttgggaaGGGAGAAAAGGTTGAATTGGAGAAGGATTCATGGAGTTCCTGAATTTGCAGTGACAGTGGAGCACTGCAAAGATTGAAGATTATACCTCTACTTCCTTGTTCCCATTGCACGA
The nucleotide sequence above comes from Gossypium raimondii isolate GPD5lz chromosome 13, ASM2569854v1, whole genome shotgun sequence. Encoded proteins:
- the LOC105782733 gene encoding U11/U12 small nuclear ribonucleoprotein 48 kDa protein, whose product is MNPSPIQPFLPSQNPNPNFPLPPLSQNPNPVCPPSLSAALCSLTSLVSLSHRTLDSHSTLTTSLNSGLVTCPSNPNHLLPPGSLFSHFLHCPSPRTIDLHPPNYRNTLKSALHLHPQDSIFQGKQCSDLCLSLDDYFSDFGSHFFYKNCPGAVSLFDIDNNTKATFTLPAFLSVECVSSEGSNERESEASERKGLRVLASGLWDIGREVEGWGDYPASYSFNIACGILGSRMMKGGDLRKWLVANSPRYGIVIDEYMGDHIVLLVRLCLKAVAREATSLVEAGMEYKEDKVKESDVCLARRMFDCPVLLQVLMWLGSQLSVLYGELNGKFFAINMIKQCVLEGASRLLLFPMEEKVIDSLNLGQESQSLVTNGVEEIKLEEPTEESNEPVKTVDGSIGAGTILVSQVAAAVAALHERCFLEGKIKHLRASRPPSRYERMAEHAYVSERADAERKKRPNYRPIIDHDGLPRQASSNEETNRTKTREEILAEERDYKRRRMSYRGKKLKRTKLEVMRDIIEEYTEEIKKAGGIGCFVKGAEEERRLSSESPVPYDHAVNAGEHRKGTSDISEAVSGSPNHYGRRSHNDQHSRSSRFENYSRNNFEQSRRHRDLEDQRRRIGEEKHREDHSRTSRHRSHGGSDGRRSHRRERDDVEPTRATHYERGSRSSISKYRDYKSSYSVSNSSDDSHEKKNDLKLDSRDQNRRSSYENQTSGSRAQNGFDDRYNPLESEDMYDDVLGGKYVRPD